A DNA window from Schistocerca gregaria isolate iqSchGreg1 chromosome 2, iqSchGreg1.2, whole genome shotgun sequence contains the following coding sequences:
- the LOC126327401 gene encoding uncharacterized protein LOC126327401: MTAAVALAKAASTTTGMEEPESGGPEHEGEQTSSGRAWAAGQVPQCVQGSAVDDERQESPPNATQTPQCETDSLLSERSYAEKQSVCSQAKSNYCKSEVNTCHSCSSVAIRLPQIDNQNQQSLGCCEEGEVPEASGEEASHSAENRETSGADGESGVTSVMKKSGGGRSRSSSRGSSRSSSTSRGSADGQSYCCSGNGADSDDDTDTGLSETSSLDLAELYDDTIDALEAEAKKEERIMEEIGNCMEVVCAMNSDIRVFVLEMFGTQRLMGYSSRKCSGGRRKGKRSDVEEETTRGPIVDFERRLDAVKAYLNKRLDESPREAEEKANAVSLPEEGACSATPSNAKQEAENSSSGAGVGCSEDVPTAVSSGNNECGDTEADPSRQQSCDGNVRKRMVARESWEVSVVAKICSIVEKRVLRVKVGCQMMLSSMQAVANTVKLAMEAYEATQLVVHRAKKCKSVIAADILRAIVAAATETTAWMLKALSDVEAAVAIHAEIVGAIEKAERTLRGGQGEDRVDEGVEREVTATVDNTELLTRCTARLRLRPPRGEDRAVGSASDMPPPGSGEVKAIPLLSAKVSGGTDRLPADVLHALLVATRSALKAMEATERALDFFTACEMCVGGKFRKRRGYGNKMLN; the protein is encoded by the coding sequence ATGACTGCTGCGGTAGCTTTGGCAAAGGCGGCCAGTACCACGACTGGAATGGAAGAGCCAGAGAGCGGAGGGCCGGAGCATGAGGGAGAGCAGACGTCGTCAGGACGGGCGTGGGCAGCGGGCCAGGTTCCGCAGTGTGTCCAGGGCAGTGCTGTGGACGACGAACGGCAAGAATCTCCCCCAAATGCCACACAAACACCACAGTGTGAAACCGATTCGCTACTTAGCGAGCGAAGTTATGCAGAGAAGCAAAGTGTATGCAGCCAAGCGAAATCTAACTACTGCAAGTCTGAGGTCAACACGTGTCATTCGTGCAGCAGTGTTGCCATTAGGTTACCACAAATTGACAACCAAAATCAGCAGTCCCTTGGATGCTGCGAGGAGGGTGAGGTTCCAGAGGCGTCTGGCGAAGAGGCATCTCACAGTGCAGAGAATCGCGAAACATCGGGAGCGGACGGTGAAAGTGGAGTCACCAGTGTAATGAAAAAGTCTGGcggcggcaggagcaggagcagcagcagaggcagcagccgcagcagcagcacaAGTAGAGGCTCGGCTGATGGGCAGTCATACTGCTGCTCTGGCAACGGAGCAGACAGCGATGACGATACGGATACTGGGCTTTCAGAGACATCCTCGTTAGACCTAGCGGAACTCTACGACGACACAATAGACGCCCTCGAGGCGGAGGCAAAGAAGGAAGAGCGCATTATGGAAGAAATCGGCAACTGCATGGAGGTGGTGTGTGCAATGAACAGCGACATCCGCGTCTTTGTACTCGAAATGTTCGGCACTCAGAGACTGATGGGGTACAGCTCGCGGAAGTGTTCCGGCGGCCGCAGGAAAGGCAAACGTTCAGACGTGGAAGAGGAGACGACTCGTGGACCCATTGTCGACTTTGAGAGGAGACTCGATGCCGTAAAAGCTTATTTGAATAAAAGATTGGACGAATCGCCTCGTGAGGCGGAAGAGAAAGCTAATGCTGTGTCACTCCCTGAGGAAGGCGCATGTAGCGCAACACCATCCAATGCGAAGCAGGAGGCTGAAAATAGCTCCAGCGGCGCGGGTGTGGGGTGTAGTGAAGATGTGCCAACAGCTGTGAGCAGTGGGAATAACGAATGCGGGGATACGGAGGCGGATCCCAGCAGGCAGCAGTCCTGCGACGGAAATGTACGAAAGAGAATGGTTGCCCGCGAGTCGTGGGAAGTCTCTGTTGTCGCGAAGATTTGCAGTATTGTTGAGAAACGAGTGCTTAGGGTTAAGGTGGGCTGCCAGATGATGCTAAGCAGCATGCAGGCTGTGGCCAACACTGTCAAGCTGGCGATGGAGGCATACGAAGCGACACAACTGGTAGTACACAGGGCGAAGAAGTGCAAGTCTGTGATTGCGGCTGACATTTTGCGGGCAATCGTTGCCGCCGCCACTGAGACCACAGCTTGGATGCTGAAGGCGCTGAGCGACGTGGAGGCGGCGGTGGCAATCCACGCAGAAATCGTAGGAGCCATAGAGAAGGCAGAGAGGACGCTGCGCGGCGGTCAGGGCGAGGACCGCGTTGATGAAGGCGTGGAGAGGGAGGTCACAGCTACCGTGGACAACACGGAGCTGCTGACAAGGTGCACCGCTCGCCTTCGCTTGCGTCCGCCGCGTGGCGAAGACCGAGCGGTGGGGTCCGCCTCCGATATGCCACCCCCTGGCTCCGGCGAAGTGAAGGCGATCCCATTGCTCTCGGCTAAAGTATCTGGCGGCACTGACCGACTCCCGGCTGATGTGTTACATGCTCTGCTGGTAGCCACGAGGAGCGCTTTGAAGGCTATGGAAGCAACGGAGAGAGCGCTCGATTTCTTCACCGCTTGCGAAATGTGTGTAGGGGGGAAGTTCAGGAAACGCCGTGGTTACGGCAACAAAATGTTGAACTAG